A single region of the Plasmodium reichenowi strain SY57 chromosome 9, whole genome shotgun sequence genome encodes:
- a CDS encoding hypothetical protein (conserved Plasmodium protein, unknown function) has protein sequence MKREVVHVLVNDEIENDKIEKTKEDILLEYLRDNNIKSCNFLNSIWIYYYYNNIKTLTKKIKELQNEKNNKIDLQKYLLTLSININEAITYFEEILIHVMKAYDQKKYDYVLYMIRVTSRTNKYANYLKNYEGKYIYTSLSNDTYEYDNYVNNIIDKFHAEEKKRRNNEKEKETSRMINTEEIKNVEIINKIQDRNKTKPTYSNNNMEDEYVHLYKNLELCRICVSNIFKIFGDLFRYKYYFFEESKKVNEIKACINYYNSLNYYGYNGYLFNQICLLYVNYNPIKCMFFYFLSIISHKPSMNRDTIVIFMESILNERKRMSRLMEDSKRYKDGNICNKDINEKSSTLISNKRNEYNKSDYFDSNRLGSKYIYRMNGHHHHNNNNYYYYNEKEYDCHHRYNREYTYYDNYYNYYYAIRKSRYGYQSYRNNHKINPSNFINSSFTDIKRDNEMSYNNRRSSTNSTSSNNKKYSNVNRYMKNYDYLNRKENSEYFHVKNREENIYLCYKDCKNKIKKMFLKEKKKYIQSEKEKNDEDVVRESKREKNEEDVVRKYKKEKNEEDVVRKYKKELIKELIKEVDKDVEKKTDDDNKKNNIILKNNNMNNHDTIEMKLNETIINFYISYFKIIKLLFSKIDMNKFEKKKNKFIYYTNKYLRIQYYNNKQDKLMLKNIILIIFTLLSMIVYIIINHYENKRNTIGFFFYGNINIRKYIYKNEQIYFSFVLIHDILLSCKYFYEHFYSNYLSVFIYTLYWLKNEYNLFNNHMDILNEEDDKEKNSLINQYHEDYKKKKTVYLITPKVKGNIKIKGNFHDSKDNTLNCISNDNKKSGDKNDVHATNSASMNNMYDDINRLDKNKDIIKSIKELLCSLNVKEDIQVDNSYLHFKLKEDFYIHPFLSVLQFKKMDIEKNEQDEKCKDVKCKDVTCKDVTCKDVTCKDVKCKDEKCKDEKCKDVKCKDVKCKDVKCKGDAKYKEDTKYKEDAKYKEDTKYKEDTKYKEDKIKVNVKNGIHFNVEKNKNNSSVSSTEEYSLEDSNDDDDIVVLKNPLFEKPDDMLPESIIDYKMMRLNKKLDSFNNLYDKSIEPVSTNNSDITKKEIDLSEMDTEDNKLKDLNSSIYVDEHIEKESSVTSDKKEDCIETAEYIIATKNIDYDIELEKKIKISRYLSLVDDVVKKNKIDTNKNINEDIRYNIFFESLYIKCVEIEEENIKLKNVKMEYENKNVSYNIHNNDNIEECINIDKKEELPNTNNFCDNKRYSFTKIKKIDDNIPMEDVENTYAALYENIIKRKSIEQVNVSYKGKDIIHDSKDSHNEKLIHKDTKCIILNTSSITTMNSIKNEEEREIEMFKKGYEQNNDYNKLIENNEIKKMKGDNIKDYDMKNTFNYKYKETDSLENSNNICVIKSIMINKNNNMVDDIQCLNNNKNVGNHSVDNVENITCVNKKDVIIHPNIIEANHVNQSGVYKDDGFYEGPDNNNKYISVNKTNDTIHNTNKFNIMENRNLMDSSVNDDLQMLRKSFNLKSNGILNKREVDNTDLTFMCENCFMKEKCMEHEYDNNSKNNDNRKNNDNSKNNDNSKNNDNSKNNDNSKNNGNSKNNGNSKNNDNSKNNDNSRNNDKNKNNDSNNNNENKYDVNNLSMHKNINVTKGMLEDSFEKYNFLENDKGTNKSLNNNNNNWSEPTLRNNNSLFVYNNTYREQSNILYKNLNYKDSDIINHHKEKNKNHIISANDVLNRALYLKSAERHNLYVLLKKEKQKIILIDGKNIGTRYQNNYIKYFDVLRIKHALEYYKKKEYNVKIIIPKEYILLEKTKRYMNKSISSCNTTTTTTTNNNNNNNNNNNNNNNSSSSSSSYCDVYKNINTNVYNNVYNNVYNNVFNNVHTNVHNNIPNNIHNNIYNNTYQNNNSYEYNNIYPNNNYNHMHSSKSLNDHSDICNYNHSSEGYPQSFEFALKKEDLLYLQHLNILGYLIIEPIENYYHSCIEHIIKSNSCLVTNISISQLDSGFHHLHITSKTLSSYFISYTFLGDEFLPNPNFNWPS, from the coding sequence atgaaaagaGAAGTTGTTCATGTACTTGTAAATGATGAGAtagaaaatgataaaatcgaaaaaacaaaagaagATATACTTTTAGAATATTTGAgagataataatataaaatcatgtaattttttgaatagtatatggatatattattattataataatataaaaactCTTACTAAGAAAATCAAGGAGTTACAAAATGagaagaataataaaattgatTTACAAAAGTATTTGCTAACCTTAAgcataaatattaatgagGCCATTACCTATTTTGAGGAGATTTTGATACATGTTATGAAAGCATATGATcagaaaaaatatgattaCGTTTTGTATATGATTAGAGTTACATCTAGAACAAATAAGTATGCAAATTATTTGAAGAACTATGAgggaaaatatatatatacaagTCTAAGTAACGATACATAtgaatatgataattatgtgaataatattatagatAAATTTCATGCagaagaaaagaaaagaaggaacaatgaaaaggaaaagGAAACAAGCAGGATGATAAATACTGAAGAAATAAAGAATGTAGAaattataaacaaaatacAAGACAGAAATAAAACCAAACCAACATacagtaataataatatggagGACGAATACGTTCATTTATACAAGAATTTGGAATTGTGTAGAATATGTGTTAGtaacatatttaaaatcTTTGGAGATCTGTttagatataaatattatttttttgaagaAAGTAAGAAAGTGAACGAAATAAAAGCatgtataaattattacaattctttaaattattatggATATAACGGTTATTTATTTAACCAgatatgtttattatatgttaattataatcctataaaatgtatgttcttttattttttatctatTATATCACATAAACCTTCTATGAATAGAGATACGATAGTTATATTTATGGAAAGCATATTAAATGAAAGGAAAAGGATGAGTAGATTAATGGAAGATTCAAAGAGATACAAAGATGGAAATATATGTAACAAggatataaatgaaaaatcGAGTACCCTCATTAGTAACAAGAGgaatgaatataataaaagtgaTTATTTTGATAGTAATCGACTTGGtagtaaatatatatatcgTATGAATGGgcatcatcatcataataataataattattattattataatgaaaaggAATATGATTGTCATCATAGATATAATAGAGAATATActtattatgataattattataattattattatgcTATACGTAAATCAAGATATGGGTATCAAAGTTACAGGAATAATCATAAAATCAACCCAagtaattttattaattccTCCTTTACAGACATCAAAAGGGATAATGAAATgtcatataataatagacGCAGTAGTACTAATAGTACcagtagtaataataagaagTATAGTAATGTGAACAgatatatgaaaaattatgattACCTAAATAGAAAGGAAAATTCTGAATATTTTCATGTAAAAAATagagaagaaaatatttatttatgcTATAAGgattgtaaaaataaaataaaaaaaatgtttctaaaggaaaaaaaaaaatatattcaaagtgaaaaagaaaagaatgATGAAGATGTAGTAAGGGAATCAAAAAGAGAAAAGAATGAAGAAGATGTAGTAagaaaatacaaaaaagaaaagaatgAAGAAGATGTAGTAagaaaatacaaaaaagaattaattaAAGAATTAATTAAAGAAGTTGATAAAGATGtcgaaaaaaaaacagacgatgataacaaaaagaataacatcattttaaaaaataataatatgaataacCATGATACAATAGAAATGAAACTCAATGAAACAatcataaatttttatattagtTATTTTAagattataaaattattattttcaaaaatagatatgaacaaatttgaaaagaaaaaaaataaatttatatattatacaaataaatatttaagaattcaatattataataataaacaagataaattaatgttaaaaaatataatcttaataatttttacaCTCTTGAGTATGatagtatatattattataaatcattatgaaaataaaagaaatacaattggtttctttttttatggaaatattaatataaggaaatatatatataaaaatgaacagatctatttttcatttgtattaattcatgatatattattatcatgtaaatatttttatgaacatttttattcaaATTACTTATCggtttttatatatacattatacTGGTTAAAAAACGAATACaatctttttaataatcatatggatatattaaatgaagaagatgataaggaaaaaaattctCTAATTAATCAATATCATGAagattataaaaaaaaaaaaactgTTTATCTTATTACACCCAAGGTAAAAGGGAATATTAAAATCAAGGGTAATTTCCATGACTCTAAGGATAATACTTTAAATTGCATTTCcaatgataataaaaagtcaggtgataaaaatgatgtaCACGCTACAAATTCGGCGAGcatgaataatatgtatgatGATATCAATAGGttagataaaaataaagatattatCAAAAGTATAAAAGAATTGTTATGTAGCTTAAATGTAAAGGAGGATATACAAGTGGATAATTCTTATTTGCATTTTAAATTGAAGGAggatttttatattcatccATTTTTAAGCGTGTTACAATTTAAGAAAATGGAcattgaaaaaaatgagcAGGATGAAAAATGTAAAGATGTAAAATGTAAAGATGTAACATGTAAAGATGTAACATGTAAAGATGTAACATGTAAAGATGTAAAATGTAAAGATGAAAAATGTAAAGATGAAAAATGTAAAGATGTAAAATGTAAAGATGTAAAATGTAAAGATGTAAAATGTAAAGGGGATGCAAAATATAAGGAGGATACAAAATATAAGGAGGATGCAAAATATAAGGAGGATACAAAATATAAGGAGGATACAAAATATAAGGAGGATAAAATAAAGGTAAATGTAAAAAACGGCATACATTTCAAtgttgaaaaaaataaaaacaattcATCTGTTTCTTCTACTGAAGAATATTCTCTTGAAGATTcaaatgatgatgatgatattgttgttttaaaaaatccATTATTTGAAAAACCAGATGATATGTTACCTGAAAGTATAATAGACTATAAAATGATGAGactaaataaaaaattagattcttttaataatttatatgataagTCTATAGAACCTGTAAGTACTAATAATTCAgatataacaaaaaaagagaTTGATTTGTCGGAGATGGATACTGAAGATaacaaattaaaagatTTAAATTCATCAATATATGTTGATGAACATATAGAGAAAGAGTCATCTGTAACATCAGATAAGAAGGAGGATTGTATAGAGACGGcagaatatattatagctacaaaaaatattgattATGATATAGAACTTgagaaaaagataaaaatttCCAGATACCTTTCTTTAGTTGATGATgtagtaaaaaaaaacaaaatagacacaaataaaaatataaatgaagatatacgttataatatcttttttgaaagtttatatattaaatgtgTTGAAATTGAGGAGGAAAATATCAAACTTAAAAATGTAAAGATGGAATATGAGAACAAAAATGTTagttataatatacataataatgataatatagAGGAATGCataaatatagataaaaaagaagagCTTCCTAATACTAATAATTTTTGCGATAATAAAAGATACAGTTTTactaaaataaaaaagatagATGATAATATTCCTATGGAAGATGTAGAAAATACATATGCTGctttatatgaaaatattattaaaagaaaaagtaTTGAACAAGTTAATGTATCATATAAGGGGAAAGATATTATTCATGATAGTAAGGATAGTCATAACGAGAAGCTTATACATAAGGACACcaaatgtataattttgAATACCTCAAGTATAACAACTATGAATAGTATAAAGAATGAAGAAGAGAGGGAGATAGAAATGTTTAAGAAGGGATATGAACAGaataatgattataataaattaatagaaaataatgaaataaagaaaatgaaagGTGATAATATCAAAGATTATGATATGAAGAATacatttaattataaatataaggAAACAGATTCTTTAGAAAATTCAAACAACATTTGTGTAATTAAAAGcattatgataaataaaaataacaatatgGTGGATGACATACAAtgtttaaataataataaaaatgtggGTAATCATTCTGTAGACAATGtagaaaatataacatGTGTTAATAAGAAAGATGTAATCATACATCCTAATATTATTGAAGCTAATCATGTAAACCAATCAGGTGTGTATAAGGATGATGGTTTTTATGAAGGTCctgataataataataaatatataagtgTGAATAAAACAAATGATACTATTcataatacaaataaatttaatataatgGAAAATAGGAACCTTATGGATTCTTCTGTAAATGATGATCTGCAAATGTTAAGAAAATCTTTTAATCTTAAATCGAATGgaatattaaataaaagagAAGTTGATAATACTGATTTGACATTCATGTGTGAAAATTGTTTCATGAAAGAAAAGTGTATGGAACATGAATACGACAACAACAGCAAAAATAATGACAacagaaaaaataatgacaaCAGCAAAAATAATGACAACAGCAAAAATAATGACAACAGCAAAAATAATGACAACAGCAAAAATAATGGCAACAGCAAAAATAATGGCAACAGCAAAAATAATGACAACAGCAAAAATAATGACAACAGCAGAAATAATGACaagaacaaaaataatgacagcaataataataatgagaATAAATATGATGTGAATAATTTATCGATgcataaaaatataaatgttacAAAGGGGATGTTAGAAGACTCTTTTGAAAAGTATAACTTTTTGGAAAATGACAAAGGCACAAATAAATccttaaataataataataataattggAGTGAGCCAACTTTGCGTAATAACAATtctttatttgtttataataatacttaTAGGGAACAATCCAATATACTTTATAAAAATCTTAATTATAAAGATAGCGATATTATTAATCATCATAAggaaaagaataaaaatcatattatatctGCTAACGATGTTTTAAATAGGGCATTATATCTAAAGAGTGCAGAAAGacataatttatatgtattgttaaaaaaggaaaaacaaaaaattatattaattgaCGGAAAAAATATTGGCACTAGGtatcaaaataattatataaaatattttgatgTCTTGAGAATAAAACATGCTTtagaatattataaaaaaaaagaatataatgtaaaaattattattccaaaggaatatatattattagaGAAGACAAAAAGATATATGAATAAGAGTATATCATCCTGCAACACCACCACCACCACCACCAccaacaacaacaacaacaacaacaacaataataataataataataatagtagtagtagtagtagtagttATTGCGATgtgtataaaaatataaatactaacgtttataataatgtatataataatgtgtATAATAACGTGTTTAATAATGTACACACTAatgttcataataatattcctaataatatacataataatatatataacaatacatatcaaaataacaatagttatgaatataataatatctatcctaataataattataaccATATGCATTCTAGTAAAAGTCTTAATGATCATAGTgatatatgtaattataatcattCAAGTGAGGGATACCCTCAATCTTTTGAGTTTGCTTTAAAGAAAGAagatttattatatttacaacatttaaatattttaggttatttaataatagaACCAATcgaaaattattatcattctTGTATTGAACACATTATCAAATCTAATTCTTGTTTAGTAAcaaatatatctatatctCAATTGGATAGTGGCTTTCATCATTTGCATATTACATCTAAAACACTCTCctcttattttatatccTATACATTCCTAGGGGATGAATTTTTACCTAACCCTAATTTTAATTGGCCTTCATAA
- a CDS encoding putative membrane protein (conserved Plasmodium membrane protein, unknown function): MKKYHKKFPNEMNLFLINSIYTLTLLMFLEISFFLLDGINTFEVITLKERLSQIIWCFFFCLHLALLKIAEVFSENTSGKPIISIHYLFILYIIILPLSSSLLFTSSLSWTKLIYFTYILSLVTSIHIRKLLLICNITLITGFLSFYHNLPNYNIIICFTLLLLVHTIICIAIHIALYILAKHIFYIKRKPLRALDNIEPYFHELEKKAILIRNNLIYYQQNKISVDILGNYLFENEVKDGIKKIKTINKSKINLEDYYDETTNVQYDTPMDISDINYYSNNEFKVNVENDSEDIEMCSLKKMNAEENKINDDNSRNVIRCDNEENLNVESNIEIDNRDLCNENYIYSKNKKKKEKLKKNETNISLKDNSSIYIDNSNNNNNNNEINKHVTSYDKYLSPQNNDYISQNNSSSSHKDNNTLYSHSNFKRFNNKIVNKKLDALNNEDYGETYKKKIVQKHFSLLRSGPGKCNRKRNILLSEELKNKINYIYFDKNGKVKQSKIIPLYVLERHNLNDLSTYLKNDTCIKINSYYNFFTIFNNNSNLTTDGVSYGKGVINMSSIKSTLKTNNTSIYDTKSRSKNEYTKLNCFHLKTSILRNCPILKKKYFYNYNYNNSSSGSSIKYFMNHEKKISQDKTFDVRNSKLITATEKRRICTSKLYSINENSHYDALILKCGNDKRVFYSIYSDNMENNESQSENEYASESVNENESENGHSDVNIKRRTSYIQHFYSNVQEHDDMIHRKISKFQINKSVKTQNTLFSEESNENLLFSNNAFYVDDGLDKSVNTDNIQDNEIESNKYNTSSCSSFSISDAKNKKMNKKNIICMYDNIVLPKKESFIKLTNNSRNKNKHSLDSISSMNDFLNGSYQGSLKNEKKKKTNAENYGIQAGINDMSNDRLYNRDTTSIQGGIPTFDHNNREQKRIKENIQNKKFNSRDTCEGKKKERTEDSIGNHHFSLCKKCTSKKHFDGILSKKKGTCKYISNLSLNKRKSKESHLSIYKKYFFEFYDCIPINYKKKPHNIEKHKFSYNIKNAFLCIKLFNIIWIKIKTWYKKIDKKEKYWKRYNDILYTSQWKNNIQDNELEYILKYKNFMKWYNYWVKTVLFNYYKSTWALNLLLYILNVLLIYLQMHMFYFLFEINSDQAKYSNVLKKEENSKTKFPLNHFMDKNKYIPFTYIRISLQLIINIIFCLPSMIIKNFKRIKMLHIFSILNCLVNIFFGMIDIVYSLNDRIFNINDLYVLLNHYNVFDVFLIGKLITSIFLIPFFTNFNESKTCALIYFSCICYISTFYYSFNPLSFSIKLMYLTIFVILIAVTLTTSYYAKLIMKSRKMLFVKYVLPYFIYLTFLNTDPHIQMEIKEKKRKKSKEILVNNFI; encoded by the exons atgaaaaaatatcataAGAAATTTCCAAATGAAatgaatttatttttaataaattctATATACACTTTAACCTTGTTAATGTTTCTGgaaatttctttttttttattggATGGAATAAATACCTTTGAAGTTATAACCCTTAAAGAAAGACTTTCTCAAATAATTTggtgtttttttttttgtttgcATTTAGCACTATTAAAAATAGCAGAAGTGTTTTCGGAAAATACTTCTGGAAAACCAATTATATctattcattatttatttattttatatataattattcttCCTTTATCATCTTCTCTATTGTTTACATCTTCATTATCATGGacaaaattaatttatttcaCTTACATTTTAAGTTTAGTTACATCGATTCatataagaaaattattacttatttgtaatattacACTAATTACAGGATTTTTAAGTTTCTATCATAATTTACCAAATTACAATATAATCATTTGCTTTACTCTCCTTCTGCTTGTTCATACTATAATATGTATTGCAATTCATATAgcattatatatattagctaaacatatattttacataaaGAGAAAACCACTAAGGGCCCTTGACAACATAGAACCATATTTCCATGAACTGGAGAAAAAAGCTATTTTAATAAGAAACaatttgatatattatcaGCAGAACAAAATCAGTGTGGACATATTAG gCAATTATCTATTTGAAAATGAAGTAAAGGATGgcataaaaaaaatcaagACAATAAACaaaagtaaaataaatcttgaagattattatgatgaaaCTACTAATGTTCAATATGATACTCCCATGGATATCAGTGATATTAACTATTATAGTAATAACGAATTTAAAGTAAATGTAGAAAATGATTCAGAAGATATAGAAATGTgttctttaaaaaaaatgaatgcagaagaaaataaaattaatgatgataattcAAGGAATGTAATAAGATGtgataatgaagaaaacTTAAATGTGGAATCAAATATAGAAATAGATAATAGAGATTTATGtaatgaaaattatatatatagcaaaaataaaaaaaaaaaggaaaaacTTAAAAAGAATGAAACAAATATATCACTAAAAGATAATTCATCTATTTATATTgataatagtaataataataataataataatgaaataaataaacatgTTACTTcttatgataaatatttatctccacaaaataatgattatatttCACAAAATAATAGTTCCTCTTCTCATAAGGATAATAATACACTTTATAGTCATTCTAACTTTAAAAGgtttaataataaaattgtaaataaaaaactaGATGCTTTAAATAATGAGGATTACGGAGAAacatataagaaaaaaattgttcagaaacatttttctttattacGTAGTGGTCCTGGAAAATGTAATCgtaaaagaaatatattattatctgaagaattaaaaaacaagattaattacatatattttgataagAATGGGAAAGTTAAACAATCTAAAATAATACCGTTATATGTTTTAGAAAGACACAATTTGAATGATCTCTCTAcgtatttaaaaaatgatacgtgtataaaaattaatagttattataatttctttactatttttaataataattcaaacTTAACTACAGATGGCGTAAGTTATGGCAAAGGAGTTATAAATATGAGTTCTATCAAAAGTACACTAAAAACAAACAATACTAGTATATATGATACAAAATCAAGAagtaaaaatgaatatacaAAATTGAACTGTTTTCACCTGAAAACATCTATATTAAGAAATTGCCctattttaaaaaaaaaatatttttacaattataattataataatagtagtagTGGTAGTagtattaaatattttatgaaccatgaaaaaaaaatatctcAAGATAAAACGTTTGATGTTCGAAATTCTAAATTAATAACAGCAAcagaaaaaagaagaatatGTACATCAAAGTTATATTctataaatgaaaatagTCATTATGATGCTTTAATTCTTAAATGTGGAAATGATAAGAGAGTATTTTATTCAATCTATTCAGataatatggaaaataatgaaaGCCAAAGCGAAAATGAATATGCAAGTGAAAGtgtaaatgaaaatgaaagTGAAAATGGACATTCGGAtgtgaatataaaaaggagAACTAGCTATATAcaacatttttattcaaATGTACAAGAACACGATGATATGATACATAGGAAAATTTCTAAatttcaaataaataaatctGTTAAAACACaaaatacattattttCTGAAGAATCCAATGAAAATTTGTTATTTTCAAATAATGCCTTTTATGTAGATGATGGATTGGATAAATCAGTAAATACAGATAATATCCAAGATAATGAAATAGAATCGAACAAATACAATACATCCTCTTGTTCATCATTTTCCATTTCTGATGcgaaaaataaaaaaatgaataaaaagaatatcATTTGTATGTATGATAACATAGTTTTACCAAAAAAAGAatcatttataaaattaacGAATAATTCACGtaacaaaaataaacattCCTTAGATAGTATTTCAAGTATGAatgattttttaaatgGTTCATATCAAGGATCTCTCAAAAAtgagaaaaagaaaaaaacaaatgCAGAAAATTATGGAATACAGGCAGGAATAAATGATATGTCCAATGATAGACTATATAATAGAGACACAACTTCTATCCAAGGGGGCATTCCCACTTTTGATCACAATAATAGAGaacaaaaaagaataaaagaaaacatACAAAATAAGAAGTTTAATTCGAGAGATACCTGTGAGGGGAAGAAAAAGGAACGCACAGAAGATTCAATAGGAAATCATCATTTCTcattatgtaaaaaatgtaCGAGTAAAAAACATTTTGATGGCATTCTTAGTAAGAAGAAAGGTACgtgtaaatatatttctaacTTATCATTgaataaaagaaaaagtaAAGAATCTCACttaagtatatataaaaaatatttttttgaattttaCGATTGTATTCccataaattataaaaagaaacCTCATAATATAGAAAAGCACAAATTTTcgtataatataaaaaatgcttttttatgtataaagttatttaatatcatatggataaaaataaaaacatggtataaaaaaattgacAAGAAAGAGAAATATTGGAAACgatataatgatatattgTATACATCTCAAtggaaaaataatatacagGATAATGAAttggaatatatattaaaatataagaatttTATGAAATGGTATAATTATTGGGTAAAAACAGTTTTATtcaattattataaaagcACATGGGCTTTAAATTTGTTGTTATACATATTGaatgtattattaatttatttacaaatgcatatgttttatttcttatttgAAATAAATAGTGATCAAGCTAAATACTCAAACGTGttgaaaaaagaagaaaattcAAAGACTAAGTTTCCATTAAATCATTTCATGGACAAGAATAAATACATTCCCTTTACTTACATAAGAATATCTTTACaattaattattaacattatattttgtttacCATCAATGATAAtcaaaaattttaaaagaataaaaatgttacatatattttccatCCTCAATTGTTtggtaaatatattttttggaATGATTGATATTGTTTATTCTTTAAATGATCgcatttttaatataaatgatttatatGTACTTTTAAATCATTACAACGTTTTTGACGTCTTTTTAATTGGAAAATTAATTACAAGCATTTTCTTAATACCTTTTTTTACTAATTTTAATGAGTCCAAAACGTGTgcattaatatatttcagttgtatttgttatataagtacattttattattcctTTAATCCCTTATCCTTTAGTATTAAATTGATGTACCTGACAATATTTGTAATTCTTATAGCCGTAACTTTAACAACTAGCTATTATGCcaa gTTAATAATGAAATCTAGGAAGATGTTATTTGTTAAATATGTTTTGccatattttatttatttaacaTTTCTAAATACCGACCCGCATATTCAAATggaaataaaagaaaaaaaaagaaaaaaaagcaaAGAAATACTggtaaataattttatttga